Proteins co-encoded in one Nitrospirota bacterium genomic window:
- a CDS encoding cyclic nucleotide-binding domain-containing protein, producing MVIMNNLELLLSTMLFRGGSKDRIEHILELFQERNLNENATIFAQNMPAEALYIVKSGRVRISMMAGEGEEMGLLLLGPGEFFGELALIQETNRLVTARAETDVELLLLTRKDFQTLIELEPRIAAKALVVITKLLAMRIRSYHERLKQLIVI from the coding sequence ATGGTCATCATGAACAACCTCGAACTCTTACTCAGTACGATGCTCTTCAGGGGCGGCAGTAAAGACAGGATAGAGCATATTCTGGAGCTGTTTCAGGAGCGCAATCTGAATGAGAATGCCACTATTTTTGCACAGAACATGCCGGCCGAGGCGCTTTACATCGTAAAGAGCGGAAGGGTCAGGATCTCCATGATGGCGGGAGAGGGAGAGGAGATGGGGCTCTTGCTTCTCGGGCCGGGCGAGTTCTTTGGCGAGCTTGCGCTGATCCAGGAAACGAACCGTCTCGTGACGGCGCGGGCGGAGACGGACGTTGAACTCCTGCTCTTAACGAGAAAGGATTTTCAAACTTTGATCGAGCTGGAACCCCGGATTGCCGCCAAGGCCCTCGTGGTCATTACCAAACTGCTCGCCATGCGCATTCGTTCATACCACGAAAGGCTCAAGCAACTGATCGTGATATGA
- a CDS encoding thioredoxin family protein, with protein MLSERTLEIIKTSASRLNKPVRLALFTSDTGCAACPEMTALARDIKSHFDKIALEIYDVVMDRDKSHQYGIERVPAIALQGVEGETATFYGLIEDVFLKMLLDTIQSLSSAKVWFPEDVRRVLKHLDHDVRIRVFVESDCPLCRPVAETAVGLSLESRFITTDVIIADNFPELIKKHKIKKLPMTIFGDNLQMEGHVTESEFLEMIFDAEGVDQGKDRRCLVCSKLSPDIICSNCEIRIQAEAIDHKTRMEKGLQQP; from the coding sequence ATGCTATCGGAAAGAACGCTGGAAATCATCAAAACATCCGCAAGCCGTCTCAACAAACCGGTCAGGCTGGCCCTTTTCACGAGCGACACGGGTTGCGCGGCCTGTCCGGAAATGACCGCCCTTGCCCGGGACATCAAGTCGCATTTCGACAAGATCGCTCTTGAAATCTATGATGTGGTCATGGACCGGGACAAGTCACATCAGTACGGCATTGAGCGCGTGCCGGCCATCGCGCTGCAGGGGGTTGAAGGAGAAACGGCCACGTTCTACGGACTCATTGAGGACGTTTTTTTAAAAATGCTTCTGGACACGATCCAGTCGCTGTCCAGCGCAAAGGTATGGTTCCCGGAGGATGTGAGGCGTGTTCTGAAACATCTTGACCATGACGTCAGGATACGGGTCTTTGTCGAAAGCGATTGTCCTTTGTGCCGGCCTGTGGCCGAGACCGCCGTCGGTCTTTCGCTCGAGAGCAGGTTCATCACTACTGACGTTATTATTGCGGATAATTTCCCGGAGCTCATCAAAAAACACAAGATCAAGAAACTGCCGATGACGATCTTCGGCGACAACCTGCAGATGGAAGGGCACGTGACGGAGAGCGAGTTTTTGGAGATGATCTTTGATGCGGAGGGGGTCGATCAGGGGAAGGACCGGCGATGTCTTGTTTGCAGTAAGCTCTCCCCGGACATCATCTGCTCGAATTGCGAAATCCGGATCCAGGCGGAAGCGATCGATCATAAGACCAGAATGGAGAAGGGATTGCAGCAGCCGTAG
- a CDS encoding Ppx/GppA family phosphatase: protein MILAGIDIGTNTLRLLIAETGPDSFHEIYADRKITRLGMDLDRRGALTREAEDRSLKALVDFAEKVRRHGVLHTAVIGTSALRNASNAALFIEEVKTKTDLAIRVITGEEEARLTLAGVVHALKGFEGPQSEALESAFVIDIGGGSTEIIVTHPAEETTMASLPLGAVYLTERYIKNDPPTPAETAQLRRAVKDILEQHGGMLKTGPGKSLIGTAGTITTLAAMDLGLVEYAPDTINGHTLARETVNAIVRKLTASTLKERRSIPGLETGREDIILAGAVVVQEIMERFGYMTMVVSDWGLREGIVLDLYKKICN, encoded by the coding sequence ATGATCCTTGCCGGGATCGATATCGGTACAAACACCCTCCGCTTGCTCATTGCCGAAACCGGCCCTGATTCATTCCATGAAATCTATGCAGATAGAAAGATCACCCGTCTGGGGATGGACCTTGACCGGAGAGGGGCGCTCACCCGCGAGGCTGAGGACCGCTCCCTGAAAGCGCTCGTTGATTTCGCTGAGAAGGTCCGGCGTCACGGTGTGCTCCATACCGCGGTGATCGGAACGAGCGCCCTCAGAAACGCATCAAACGCGGCACTATTCATCGAAGAAGTAAAAACGAAGACCGATCTTGCCATCAGGGTCATAACCGGTGAAGAAGAAGCGAGGCTTACGCTTGCAGGCGTTGTCCACGCGTTGAAGGGATTCGAAGGGCCGCAGAGCGAAGCCCTCGAATCCGCCTTTGTCATCGACATCGGCGGAGGAAGTACGGAGATCATCGTGACCCATCCCGCGGAAGAGACTACAATGGCAAGTCTGCCGCTGGGCGCGGTCTATCTTACCGAACGCTATATAAAAAACGATCCACCAACACCGGCGGAAACAGCACAACTCAGGCGTGCGGTCAAAGATATTTTGGAACAGCACGGTGGCATGTTGAAAACCGGCCCCGGCAAATCCTTAATCGGTACTGCCGGCACGATCACGACGCTCGCTGCCATGGATCTGGGACTGGTGGAATATGCTCCCGATACGATCAACGGACATACCCTTGCCAGGGAAACCGTGAATGCGATCGTTCGTAAATTGACTGCAAGCACTCTCAAAGAGCGAAGGTCCATCCCGGGACTGGAAACAGGCCGTGAAGATATCATCCTGGCCGGAGCTGTGGTTGTCCAGGAGATCATGGAGCGGTTTGGTTATATGACGATGGTCGTGAGTGACTGGGGATTGCGGGAAGGGATCGTGCTGGATTTATATAAGAAGATTTGTAACTGA
- a CDS encoding sigma-54 dependent transcriptional regulator, producing the protein MQETRILIMDDEAPERKRIEDHLRRKGYDVLGVGTVQEAMAEIGRDRYDMFLTDCNIPGVDALRTSEDARKINPDTAVVIMTAFGTIETAVKAIKAGAYDYLPKPIDLDQLSVLIERVSERRDLIRENTELKEMLIERYTFDEIVSTSHAMEEVLNMAGRVAASSATVLLRGESGTGKELIAKAIHYRSPRANAPLIKVNCAALPETLLESELFGHEKGAFTGATARRIGRFEAADRGTLFLDEIGELTPGMQVKLLRVLQEREFERLGGNQTIKADVRVIAATNRDIEKAVKEGAFREDLYYRLNVVSVVIPPLRERKEDVPGLLDFFIKKYNNENKKSITGISAETRDLLMRYGYPGNVRELENIIERAVVLAKKGVITTLDLPIHVRTAASEVELSAQALKGSLNETLDTVERGIILEALKASGGVQTRAAAKLGISERVLRYKLKKYTINE; encoded by the coding sequence ATGCAGGAAACTCGTATCTTGATCATGGATGATGAAGCACCGGAGCGCAAGCGGATCGAGGACCATCTCCGACGCAAGGGGTACGATGTTCTGGGCGTGGGCACGGTGCAGGAGGCCATGGCTGAGATCGGCCGGGACCGCTATGACATGTTCCTGACGGACTGCAATATCCCGGGTGTGGACGCGCTCAGGACCTCGGAAGACGCGCGAAAAATAAATCCCGACACGGCGGTTGTCATCATGACCGCGTTCGGCACGATCGAGACCGCGGTCAAGGCCATCAAGGCCGGCGCCTATGACTATCTTCCCAAACCCATCGATCTTGACCAGCTTTCGGTGCTTATCGAGAGAGTATCGGAGCGCCGGGATCTGATCCGGGAGAATACCGAACTCAAGGAAATGCTGATCGAGCGGTACACGTTCGACGAGATCGTGAGCACGAGCCATGCCATGGAGGAGGTCCTGAACATGGCGGGTCGCGTGGCCGCCAGTAGTGCAACGGTATTGCTGCGCGGTGAAAGCGGGACCGGGAAAGAGCTGATCGCCAAGGCCATTCATTATCGCAGTCCGCGCGCAAACGCCCCGCTGATCAAGGTCAATTGCGCCGCCCTGCCCGAGACGCTGCTCGAGAGCGAACTTTTTGGACATGAGAAGGGCGCCTTTACCGGTGCGACTGCCCGACGGATCGGCAGGTTTGAGGCGGCGGACAGGGGAACGCTGTTCCTTGATGAGATTGGGGAACTGACGCCCGGAATGCAGGTAAAGCTCCTGCGTGTTCTTCAGGAACGGGAGTTCGAACGGCTCGGCGGGAACCAGACCATTAAGGCGGATGTGCGCGTGATCGCCGCCACGAACCGCGATATTGAAAAAGCGGTGAAAGAGGGGGCGTTCAGGGAAGACCTGTATTACCGGCTCAACGTCGTTTCCGTGGTCATTCCTCCCCTGCGCGAACGGAAGGAGGATGTGCCGGGCCTTCTTGATTTTTTTATCAAGAAATACAACAATGAAAATAAAAAGAGCATTACCGGCATTTCCGCGGAGACGCGCGACCTGCTCATGCGATACGGCTATCCCGGAAATGTGCGTGAGCTTGAGAACATCATTGAGCGCGCCGTTGTGCTCGCCAAAAAGGGTGTCATTACCACGCTCGACCTTCCGATCCATGTCAGGACCGCTGCGAGCGAAGTTGAACTGTCGGCACAGGCGTTGAAGGGCTCGTTGAACGAGACGCTGGATACTGTTGAGCGCGGCATTATTTTGGAGGCATTGAAGGCGTCAGGCGGCGTTCAGACGCGCGCCGCGGCAAAACTCGGGATAAGCGAGCGGGTGCTCAGGTATAAACTGAAGAAGTATACGATCAACGAGTGA